Proteins encoded within one genomic window of Polaribacter sp. NJDZ03:
- a CDS encoding DJ-1/PfpI family protein: MKRVFLSLLLITVIGCQSKKVEKKTENIKEVQVKKVFPKLEKDRYNVAFLIMDGTFNTELTAPFDIFQHTIFRKNIKAMNVFTVANTDNPITTFEGMRILPDFNYLKDSLPKIDILVVPSAEHHLDSDLEDTAMIDFVKRVDKDATYITSHCDGAFVLAKAGVLKGKVSTTFPSDIDKMRATFPNLDIRKKVLFVHDGKYITSAGGAKSFEAALYLCEFLYGKEVAKSLAGGLVIDWNVDNVPHLIVE, translated from the coding sequence ATGAAAAGAGTTTTTTTATCCTTATTGCTAATTACTGTTATAGGTTGTCAATCTAAAAAAGTAGAAAAAAAGACTGAAAATATAAAAGAAGTTCAGGTTAAAAAAGTGTTTCCAAAATTAGAAAAAGACAGATATAATGTTGCTTTTTTAATTATGGATGGAACCTTTAATACAGAATTAACAGCACCTTTCGATATTTTTCAGCACACCATTTTTAGAAAAAATATTAAGGCAATGAATGTGTTTACGGTTGCAAATACAGACAACCCAATTACTACTTTTGAAGGAATGAGAATTTTACCCGATTTTAATTACTTAAAAGATTCGCTACCAAAAATTGATATTTTAGTAGTTCCGTCTGCAGAACATCATTTAGATTCCGATTTAGAAGATACTGCAATGATAGATTTTGTAAAACGAGTAGATAAAGATGCAACATATATTACTTCTCATTGCGATGGTGCTTTTGTTTTAGCAAAAGCAGGAGTTTTAAAAGGAAAGGTTTCTACAACATTCCCGAGTGATATTGATAAAATGCGAGCAACTTTCCCAAATTTAGATATTAGAAAAAAAGTGTTATTCGTACACGACGGAAAATACATTACTTCTGCCGGTGGCGCAAAATCTTTTGAAGCTGCGTTATATTTATGTGAATTTTTATACGGAAAAGAAGTGGCTAAATCTTTAGCTGGTGGTTTGGTTATTGACTGGAATGTAGATAACGTTCCGCATTTAATCGTAGAGTAG